The stretch of DNA CGCGATCAGCATTATGTTGCAGGTAATACGGTGATTTCATTGGCCGGCAATTTTAATAGCACCGAAATTGTCGATCGCCTCACGAGCTTATTTAGCAATTATCGCGTGCTTGATGTACCCAAACCAATCACTACCAATAGTTTTGGCACAGCTCCAGTCGTGCATCTTTTAAATAAACCAACCGAACAAACCAATTTTGTGCTCGGTCTCAAATCGTTTGGTTATGGCGATAGCGATCGCTGGGCGCTCAGCGTGCTCGACAGCATCCTTGGCGGCGGCATGTCCTCACGTTTGTTCCAAGAAATTCGCGAAGAACGCGGCTTAGCCTATAGCGTCGGCTCCTACACTGCTGAATATGATGACGCTGGCAAGTGGATTGTCTATGGCGGGGTTGAGGTCAGCAAAGCGGTCGATGCGATTGCAGCGGTCGTCGAAGAACTGCGCAAATTGCGCGATCATGGGGTGACTGCCGCCGAGTTGCACCGGATCAAAGAGCAAGTTAAGGGCGGAATGTTGCTTGGACTGGAAGATACTTGGTCGGTGGCCAATCGCAATGCTCGCCACGAACTGCGCTATGGCGAAGTGATTCCGGTTGAGCAAATTGTGGCTTGGATCGAAGCGGTCACACTCGAAGATATTCAGCGCGTGGCTCAACGCCTAATTCGCCCAGATAACTTATACTTAGCAATCATCGGCCCGCATGCCGAGGCCGCTGAATTTGAACAAGCTATCGCGTTATAGCCATTCGCCGCGAGATGCTGGTTGGCAACGTAGCCAGCCAGCCGCATATTGCAAGCATAAGGAGAACACCGCGTGAGCCGTTTTGATGAAATGCGCATTTTTAGTGGAACGGGCAACCCAACCCTAGCGCAGGCGATCAGCTCGTACATTGGCATTCGCCACGGTGAACTGAGTATCCATACGTTTCCTAATGAAAATATTTTTGTCAAAATCGAAGAAAGCGTCCGCGAACAAGATGTGTTCGTGGTGCAATCATTAGGTGCTCCGCTTAACCATTTGATTATGGAAATGTTGATTATGCTCGATGCCTTCAAGCGGGCTTCGGCTGGTCGCATTACCGCTGTGATTCCTTACCTCGCCTATAGCCGCACCGATAAAAAAGACCAACCACGTGTGCCAATCACTGCCCGTTTACTAGCCGATTTGATCGTCGCTGCTGGCGCTCAACGGGTGCTGACCCTCGATTTGCATGCTGGCCAAGTTCAAGGCTTTTTCAGCGTTCCAGTCGATGAAATGAGCACCATGCACTTGCTGACCAACGAGGTCAAATCGTGGGGCTTGGAAAATGGCATCATCGTTTCGCCTGGCTTGGGTTTTGCCAAAAAAGCCCGCAACTTTGCTGAAGCGGTCGATATGCCCTTGGCCTTGGTCGAAAAACGCCGCATCAATCACCAGGATGGTACAGTTGGTCACTTGGCAATTTTGGGCGATGTAGCTGATCACGATTGTGTGATCGTCGATGATGAAGTGGCAACTGGCCATACCATGGTGCGGGTTTCAGAGTTGTTGATGGAACGCGGCGCACGCTCAGTTCGCGCTTGCTGTATCCATCCCTTGCTCTACGGCGATTCGGTTGAACGGATCAAGCGCAGCCCGATCGAGCGCTTTGTTACCACCGATACAATCACCTTGCCACCGGAAAAACGCTGGCCAGCCTTGGTGGTCAAATCGGTTGCCCCACTCTTGGGCGAGGTCATTCAGCGTATCCACACTGGGATTTCGGTTGGAGCAATGTTCCCAGCTGGGCCACAAATTGGCCGCTGGTAGATTAATACCCAAATAAACAACATAACCCGAAGATTTAGCTAAGTTGCACGATCTTCGGGTTATTTAAACTGGCATAAGGATATTGGCGATGCTTGATTCGATTGATGTTTTGGTGATTGGTGGTGGCGCAACCGGCACTGGGGTTTTGCGCGATTTGGCGATGCGTGGCTTGAGTTGCGTTTTGGTCGAGCGCCGCGATCTGGCCGATGGCACAACTGGCCGTTACCATGGCTTGCTGCATTCAGGCGCACGCTACATTGGCCGCGACCGTGAAGCCGCCCGCGATTGCGCAATTGAAAACCAGATTTTGCGCCGTATCATTCCGCATTGCATCGAGGATACCAGCGGTTACTTCGTTTCAACGCCCCAAGATCCCAAGCGCTATGCCGAAGAATTTTTAGGTTTGTGCTTTGCTGCTGGCGTGCCAGCCCAACAAGTGCGGGTTAGC from Herpetosiphon gulosus encodes:
- a CDS encoding pitrilysin family protein, translating into MAPVKVVLPNGLRIYTDEMPHTHSVSMGIFTQVGSRYENARLTGISHFLEHMFFKGTTKYPTAKDLSEAIEGIGGYINASTSYDTTCYYCKVANIHTERGIDVLTDMLNAALFDPKEVEKERGVIQEEIKMSLDVPAQWVHQLLDELMWGDQPLGRDIAGTLESVGAFTREDLLNYRDQHYVAGNTVISLAGNFNSTEIVDRLTSLFSNYRVLDVPKPITTNSFGTAPVVHLLNKPTEQTNFVLGLKSFGYGDSDRWALSVLDSILGGGMSSRLFQEIREERGLAYSVGSYTAEYDDAGKWIVYGGVEVSKAVDAIAAVVEELRKLRDHGVTAAELHRIKEQVKGGMLLGLEDTWSVANRNARHELRYGEVIPVEQIVAWIEAVTLEDIQRVAQRLIRPDNLYLAIIGPHAEAAEFEQAIAL
- a CDS encoding ribose-phosphate diphosphokinase produces the protein MSRFDEMRIFSGTGNPTLAQAISSYIGIRHGELSIHTFPNENIFVKIEESVREQDVFVVQSLGAPLNHLIMEMLIMLDAFKRASAGRITAVIPYLAYSRTDKKDQPRVPITARLLADLIVAAGAQRVLTLDLHAGQVQGFFSVPVDEMSTMHLLTNEVKSWGLENGIIVSPGLGFAKKARNFAEAVDMPLALVEKRRINHQDGTVGHLAILGDVADHDCVIVDDEVATGHTMVRVSELLMERGARSVRACCIHPLLYGDSVERIKRSPIERFVTTDTITLPPEKRWPALVVKSVAPLLGEVIQRIHTGISVGAMFPAGPQIGRW